The genomic window CAAATCTTCTTCGCCAGGCACCGCGATGATGCAGGTGCCCTGAGGAGCGAGAACGCGGCTGATTTCCTGCACCGGACGACGTCCGAACAGCGATATCACGCGGTCAACACTCGCATCGGCCGCTGGCAAAATACGATCTGCATTGGCCAGCACCCAGGTGGCTGAAGGCCAACCGCGAGCGGCGAGTTTGATCGCGCGTTTGGACAGGTCGATGCCACAATATCCGTCGGCATCGGCGGTGAACAAGGCCGGGCCAAACGAGCCCTCGCCGCAGCCGAGATCAAGCGTGCGCAGCGGCACCTCCGCGTCGATACGTTGCTGGTCCGTGATCCACGGTTGAAGTGTTTCGATCAGTCCGGCCGCATGGCCGCGTTTCAGCCAGCGATGCCGAGCAAGCACCGCTGCATCGGCGTCACCGGGATTGCGTGATTTCCGATCCTGGGGTTGCAACAGACTCCAGTACCCCTCTTTGGCTCGGTCAAAGTGGTGGCCGGCCGCGCAAAAAAGACCGTTCTCACGCTGGTGAAGCGGTTCTTGGCAATCTCGGACGGTGCAACGAAGTTCAAACATTGCGGCATTCTAAGAGCTCTCAAGCAGAGCAAAAGGGGACGCGTCCCAAACATCCTTGGATGCGGCTTGACCGATCTATTTACGTTGCGAGCTAGTTGCCGAAGCTAGGGCCATGGTGAGCATCATGGTTCCCGCCAGCGTGCTGAGTGCCACACGCAGACTGACCCACTCGGAAAGGAAGCCGATCAGCGGCGGTCCAAGCAAAAAGCCAAAGTACCCGATCGTGGAAACCGTCGCCAGCGCGACGCCGGGTGAATTGCCTGGTAGTCTGCCGCAAGCGCTGAAGACGGCGGGAACAATCGTCGCCAAACCCGCACCGATTAGAGTGAAGCCAGCGAGCGCCACGAAAAGCTGAGTGGATGTTACCACGATTAGGACTCCGGCCATCGCGATCAGGGCACTGATGCGCACTTGTTTAGTGGGGCCCAATCTCGCGGATAAGCTATCTCCGGCGAAGCGACCGATCGCCATTGCAATCGCGAATGTTGCGTACCCCATTGCTGCGACCCCTTCGCCGATGCCAAGCGATTGATGCAAGAGCACCGCGCTCCAATCGGCCATGGCTCCTTCGCTGGCCATCACGCAGAACGCGATCACGCCGAGCAGAATCGTCACCCCGCGCGGCGCACGCTCGTGGTCCTCTCGGCTGCGTTGCTGAGGCTCGGACTCCCCGCGGATTTCGCAATCCGTGTTGGGCTTGCACGGTCGCGTCTTTTCGTCGTGGAAACCGTGGTCGCGACCGGCTCGGTCGGCTAACAGCCGAGAGACAATGGGGACGCTCGCCAATGCCAACGCGGTAGCCACGATTCCAAAGTGCCAACGAACGTCCAAGCCTCCAATCGCAATCAGACTTCCCGCCAAGGCGCCGGCCAGTCCGCCCATGCTCCACAAAGCGTGAATCGACGAATTGACCTGCTTTTTCAATCGACGCTCGACCTCCAACGCTTGCAAATTCATGGAAACATCGAGCATGCCATGGCCGACACCGAATACGAATAACGCCGCGATCAACGAACCCAGGTTGAGCATCACTGAGATCGTTGGCAGCCCCAATAGGTACAGTACGAGGCTGAGGGCAACGATCCGACGACTACCGACACGGGAGCAAAGCCAACCCGCACTGGGCATCGCCACCACCGCTCCTGTCGCCACGACCATCAGAGCTAGGCCCAGACTTCCATTGGAAAGTTGGAACTGCGACTGAATCGCAGGTATCCGGGTCGCCCAGGTTGCATACAGAAAACCATTTAAGCAGAACAGTCCACGCACCGCCCATAGCGACGCGTTCAAGGAAAACGCAGCGGGCTGACGAGTCAGTGGTTGCTGGAGTATTGCGTTTGCCATGTGGTTCGTATTCAGACGATGGTATTCAGACGATGATTGCGGTTGGTGGATTGCGCCGGCAATCCGTCCTGGGTATCGCAGCGGGGGGCGAAGCCACGCCAAACCGCTTGGTTTGAAAAGGGGGGGAGCGGCTTTGCAGAGGGCTCAGCAATATTCCCTTTGCAGCCCCTGTGATTCCAGTTTGGCGGGGACGATCGCCATTCGGTCGACTTGCGTCTTCTCCCAGCCCTGGACATCGAGACCATGTTTGTCGAACAGCTCTCGCACTTTTGCTCGATCCGTCCAACCGATGACGTCTTCGAGCATCGGAATTAGCACACTGAACGCGTTGTCGCTAAGCACCGTGCGACGTGCGATCGGAGCGAGGTGTTTGTTCTCTGATACGGCGATCGTATAGCCGTCACAGCGGTTGACGTGCAACATCACGTGCACGTCGGAGCTGCCATCGCCAACGTAAACGATTCGGTCCCACGGAATACCGAGCTGTTCTTGCAGCTCGTCCATCACCGTCACCTTTCCGTAACCAGCCGTCAACTTCGACACCGAGGTGATTTCACCCGTCTCGGGGTGATAGTTCAGTCGAGTTCCCAAAATCCGCTCCGGTGGCACGATGCCTTCAAGCGCCGAACGCACCACCTCTTCGGGCGACGCGGAGACCACATAGAACGTGAAGCGGTGACCATCGATCCCTTGTTGTAGCAACTCCATCAGCGGAGCCAGATTCTTCTTCAGACGAATCCGCTTCCCTGCTTCCCAAAGATGATCGCGGCGGACTTGTCGATAGTCGGGATCGTGCAGCAAGAGGTAGGTCAACTCGCCACCCTGCTGGACGAGATGCGAGTTGGCCAGTCCGCTGACTTTTGATTCAAAGTCAGACAATCCCAGCATCTCGCTGAGCTCGACTCCGGTATCGTTGAAGCTGAGCGTTTGATCGAAGTCGCTGGCGATCAGGTAGTGCTTTCTGCGCGACGGCGAGTTCAGATCATTGAGATCGTCGAAGGAACTCGTCGGGTTGACTGAACTATGAGCCGAGAACGTTTGGTGCATGTTCGTTTCCATTTTGCTCTAAAAGAATCATTTTAAAGGTGACTTTGTTGAAGCAGACGCCAATGTTTCTGAAGGCCGCCTTCGCCTTGCTCTACTTGGCCAATCCTAGGGACCGGGGATTCGATGGTATAGACAGATTGTCTGAAAACGACAAAATAGCTGTAAGCATTCACTTGCATGTTGTTAGTGACAAGCCGCTGATGTCTCGCTATGGAGGAATTTCCACCGTACAACGGCTGACATCATTAGGTTTATTCATATATCAAATTCGTTAGGGGAAAATGGCTGCTCCGAAGTACAAGCAAATTGCTCAGGAATTGATGGCGGAGATTACATCCGGTCATTATCAACCGACTGGGCGATTACCTAGCGAAGCGCAACTTGTAAAGCGGTTTGATGTCTCTCGGCCGACGGCGGCGATGGCGCTGCGGATGCTGCAAGATCAAGGCTTAATCGTACGTCGTGCCGGATCGGGAACCTTCGTGCGGCAACAATCCGTTGCCGTTGACAACGGGCAACGAAAAATTGGGTTGCTGGTACCGGAGATTAACGAGACCGAGATTCTCGAAGCGATTTGTGGTGACTTAGCTCGCTTGGCTCGATTGCACGACTTCAGCCTGTTGTGGTGCGCAGGAATCGATGATGAGTCTGGCGAGAGGTCGCCCCGAGCGACAAGTTTGCCCAGTACAAGCGACCCGGCGACATCGCAATCTAGCGAAGAGAGTTCCCCTTCCGCAAACGCCCTGTCGGACAGCAGCGAGGACCTTGACCCGATCCGAGTGGCCAGCAAGATTTGCAAACCCTTTCTTGATCAAAGTGTCAGCGGAGTGTTTTTTGCTCCTTTCGAACATCATGAGAAGAGTCGTGAGTTGAACCTTCGGATCACCGACCTGCTGCGCCAGGCTGGGGTTTCGATTGTCTTGCTTGATCATGACATTCACCCCTTTCCGACTCGCAGCGAATTCGACTTGGTGGGAATCAATAATCTTGCCAGCGGTTACGTCGCAGCGACCCACTTGCTGAAGCTCGGGTGCAAGCGGCTATGCTTCCTCGCGCCGCCGTTGGCGGCACCGACCATTACTCATCGAATTGCTGGAGCGCGAGAAGGGGCGTTTACGCATGAAGATCAACTTGCGGAGTTCCAAGTCCATCGTCTGCAACCCGATAACGACGCAGCGATAAAGCCGATCGCGGAATCGTCGGACGCAATCATTTGTTCGAACGACCGCGTGGCAGCGACATTGATGCAAACACTCGCGAGGCTCGGTATCGCAGTGCCTTCGGACATCCGGTTGGTTGGATTTGACGACGTCAACTACGCCCAACTGCTGACCGTGCCGTTAACCACCATCCATCAACCGTGTCGTGACATTGCGGTGGTTGCTTTCCGAGCGATGCTCGACAGCATTGAAAAGATCGTTGTGCCCGCGCGGCATTACCTGTTGCCCGGCCAATTGGTCGTACGGGAATCTTGTGGTGCTTATCAAAAACGCTAAGCGATGCTGGGACGAACGGTGAAACGTTGCCTGCATTCCCCCGTTGGTCCGAGGTTCTTCAGCGGGCAACCTCGAGTTCACAAAAGGCTCGCAGTAGAACTCCAATAGCACCGCCGTCCTTTGTGAGAGTCGTGGTCAATCGCAGTGGCGTCTCGCGAACGGCCCCTTAAGGCGCGACGGACGATTCAGGCAATTCGATTTTCTCGGGGACGTTGTCCATCGCCCAGTACTGGTGTTGGATCTTCGTTTCATCCACGATCACGATGCGAAAACCGGAAGGGTCTTTGCCCAGCGGTCGCCCAACGGGGCCGGTCGTGATCATCTCCATCGCCCCGGCGCGACCGTAGGCGTTGCGGTGGTAATGGCCCGCGAACATGGCTCGGACATCCGCTTGCTTCAGTTGTTCCAAGAGGGGCGTTCTGCGTACGAGCGGAATGTTGAAGTATTCATCGGGTTCATCTTCTTGCGATAGAAACAGCGGGTGATGCTGGAATAACAAGATATGCTTGGCCTTGGCGGCCTTGGCATTTTGGAGTTGTGCGTCGAGCCATGTTTGCTGAGCGGCGAGCACTTCCGGGGCCCCACTCGGATCTTTCAGAACGCTGGAATTCAGGACGACATTGCAGACGCCTCCAACCCAGAATGAAAAGTAGTCGTCCCCAAAGTTCTGCTGATAGCTGGCGATCGATTCGCGAGTCGGTCGATTGCCAATGTCGTGGTTACCGCACACGCAGACGAGCGGGATCTCGGGGTCCACGTTAGAGAAATCTTGCTGAAACTGGGAAACCTGAGCTTGATAACGAGCGTGATTCGGAGTGGCATTCGTCAGATCACCACACACGATCACAAACCGAGGCCGCAGTCGATTGATATGTTTTACAGCCTGCTCAACGAGAGCGACTTCTTGGTCGAAGCCCTTGTTTCCGCTGAACATGCCGTATTGAGTGTCGGCAAGTTGCATAAAGAAGAAGGGGCGTTGCCACGTCTGTTCTTGTTCTGGATTAAAAGCCTTGAACGTTCGATTGGCCGCCTGCGTGAAACGTGGCTCCACCTTGCTGGAGAGCTCGTCCTCCGCGGTTGCGTTGGCCATCAATGTAATCGTTGCGACAATGAACAGGATTGATTTTAAGTAGGTTTGCGCTCGCATGGTGTTCGTCAATCTCGAAGAGCTGGAGGTTCGATTGCGGTTGGATTCAGAGTCTGTAGTAACGATGTTACTTGATGGCCGCGCGGTGTGTCGCCACTGGCGTCCACTATAGCCGCTGCCACCGACGGCGAGTGGTTCTTCCCGAGGGCAAGGACGTGTACACCATCGAGTGTGCGAAGCAAAACGCGTGGCAATACGTGTGGGGACATCGCACGTTCGTTGTTGCCTGCGAATTTTTTAACCTTCCATTTTTTAGCCATGTTCTCATGGCGGGCGAGATCGCGTTGACTCGCTTCTTCACGTCGCCGGTCGTTCTAGCTTGGGCAAGAATGCGGCGATGATGCCCATCAACGGCAGGTAGGCACAGCCATGAAAGACGTGCTCCAGACTCGTCCGATCGGCCCACTCGCCGAGCACCGCAGCGGCGATCGCACTGATCCCAAACGCGAAGCCGAAGAACAATCCCGCCACGGTGCCCACCCGGCCTGGCAGCAACTCTTGGGCGAATACCAGGATTGCCGAGAAGGCCGACGCCAGGATCATCCCGATAAAGACTGTCAGCACGATCGTCCCAACCAAACTCGCGTGCGGCAACGCTAACGCGAACGGCGCCACGCCTAAGATCGAAAACCAAATCACAACCTTCCGCCCAAAGCGATCTCCTAATGGCCCGCCCGCAAACGTGCCCACCGCGACGGCGAACAGGAAAGCAAACGAACACAACTGCGACTGCTGCTTGCTGATGTCGAACTTTGACTCCATATAAAGGGCGTAGTAGCTGGTGAAGCACACCAAGTAGATGTATTTCGACAACACTAACGCCACTAGCACCCCGATCGCGCCACCGACTTGGCGGCGGTTAAGGTAGGCGTGCCGCTGTGGCTTGGACGTATTTCCCTTTGCCACGCAACTGGCCAGCTTGGCGGTATACCACGCTCCGACTTTCGTTAAAACGGCGATCCCTAAGAGCGCGATCAACGCAAACCAAGCGATCGAGCCTTGCCCATAAGGAAAGATGATCGCGGCTGCCAATAACGGCCCCAGCGACGTGCCAAAGTTGCCGCCGACCTGGAACAGCGACTGCGCAAACCCATGTCGCCCCCCCGCGGCCATATGGGCCATTCGCGATGCCTCGGGGTGGAAGATGCTGGAACCCGTGCCGATCAGCGCAGCCGACGCCATTAACGTCGCCAGCGTTTGCGACTGAGAAAACAACAGCAATCCAATGAGGGTCATGCTCATCCCGATCGCCAGCGAATAGGGCTTCGGCTTGCGATCGGTATACAGTCCCACGACCGGTTGCAGCAGCGACGCGGTGAGTTGGAACGCGAACGTGATCAGACCGATGTCGCCATAGCTGAGTTTCAGCGAGTCACGTAGCAGTGGATAAGTTGCGGGGATCAACGACTGGATGATGTCGTTCAGCATGTGAGCGACGCTAAGCGACGCCAGCACCGTCACGGCGGTCTGTTCGACGTCAGGATTGGGATGGAAAGACTCCTCGGGCGTCGATGGAGGAGCCTCACGGGGGACTTCGGGAACGGCGGGGCTACTCATAGGGGGGCTCAGTTGGTTGGGCGGCTACCGCGAGGCGACGTCACCAGGGAGGTCCAAACTTAAGTCAACTAAGACCAGTCGTCTATTGGCTTGGTTCGCGCTCAAACCGACAGGGTGCTTCGGTAGTGTCACAGCCTGGAAAGGCGGACGTCCTTGGGCGAGCGAGGTTGCCGCCCTGCAGCGGTTAAACCAGGATTTCCTTGACGACGCGGCCGTGGACATCGGTCAGTCGGAAGTCGCGACCGGCGTGACGGTAGGTCAAGCGAGTGTGATCGATGCCCATTTGATGCAGGATCGTAGCGTGCAGATCGTGAACATCGACTTTGTCACGCACGATTGATTTGCCAATGTCATCGGTTTCCCCGTGCACGATGCCGCCCTTGACTCCGCCGCCGGCCAGCCACATCGAAAAGCAATCGCCGTGGTGCCCGCGTCCGAATTTGCCCTCTTTTGTCGGCGTGCGTCCAAACTCGGTGGCCCATACGATCAGCGTGTCTTCCAACATCCCCCGCTGCTTCAAATCAGCGATTAGGGCCGCCAGCGGTTGGTCGGCGGCTTTGGCCAGGGGCTCGTGTTCCTTCATGTCACCGTGCGAATCCCAGTTTGGGCGTGACCCGCTGTCGACCAGTTCGATAAAGCGGACGCCCCGTTCGGCCAATCGCCGCGCGACGATGCATTGCCAGGCGAAACTCTTGGTATCGCCACGTTTCAGCCCGTACATGGCCAGCGTCTTGTCGTCTTCAGCGTTCACGTCGAAGGCTTCCGGGCCAGACGTTTGCATTTGGAACGCGGTCTCGTAGCTTTTGATTCGCGCCGCCAATCGTGAATCATCGTGACGACCTTGCAGATGATGTTGATTCAGCGCAGCGGCGAGGCCTAATTCCTGTCGCTGAATCCGTTCGGTTTCGGTGCGAGCCACCAGATTGGCGATCGGCTGTGTCCCAGGGATCACGCGGGTGCCCTGATGATAGGCCGGCAGAAAATCACTGGCGTAGACCTGCGTTCCTCCGTAAGGCAGGTGCGGTGCGATCACAATAAACGACGGCAGATTTTGGTTGACCGTCCCGAGCCCATAGCTGAGCCAAGACCCCATGCTGGGTCTTGTGAACGTGGCTGATCCGGTGTGCATTCCCACCGCCGCTTCGGTGTGATCGAAATGTGCGGACTTCATCGAGCGAATCACGCAGATGTCTTCCATTGAATCACGCAGATGCGGAAAGAGATCACTGACCTCGGTGCCACATTTCTGATTCGCACTCGACGAGAATACGCTGCCCATCAATTTGTCTTTGCCGTTACCGTCGCGTCCTTTGCCGGACGGTTTCGGGTCGAAGGTGTCGATGTGCGAGAC from Novipirellula galeiformis includes these protein-coding regions:
- a CDS encoding MFS transporter, whose product is MANAILQQPLTRQPAAFSLNASLWAVRGLFCLNGFLYATWATRIPAIQSQFQLSNGSLGLALMVVATGAVVAMPSAGWLCSRVGSRRIVALSLVLYLLGLPTISVMLNLGSLIAALFVFGVGHGMLDVSMNLQALEVERRLKKQVNSSIHALWSMGGLAGALAGSLIAIGGLDVRWHFGIVATALALASVPIVSRLLADRAGRDHGFHDEKTRPCKPNTDCEIRGESEPQQRSREDHERAPRGVTILLGVIAFCVMASEGAMADWSAVLLHQSLGIGEGVAAMGYATFAIAMAIGRFAGDSLSARLGPTKQVRISALIAMAGVLIVVTSTQLFVALAGFTLIGAGLATIVPAVFSACGRLPGNSPGVALATVSTIGYFGFLLGPPLIGFLSEWVSLRVALSTLAGTMMLTMALASATSSQRK
- a CDS encoding DUF1501 domain-containing protein, which translates into the protein MNPTSLSRRHTLRSLIGGSMLFPAILCELLAAEQPATSPLGPLAAKPPQFAAKAKRVIMVFATGGVSHIDTFDPKPSGKGRDGNGKDKLMGSVFSSSANQKCGTEVSDLFPHLRDSMEDICVIRSMKSAHFDHTEAAVGMHTGSATFTRPSMGSWLSYGLGTVNQNLPSFIVIAPHLPYGGTQVYASDFLPAYHQGTRVIPGTQPIANLVARTETERIQRQELGLAAALNQHHLQGRHDDSRLAARIKSYETAFQMQTSGPEAFDVNAEDDKTLAMYGLKRGDTKSFAWQCIVARRLAERGVRFIELVDSGSRPNWDSHGDMKEHEPLAKAADQPLAALIADLKQRGMLEDTLIVWATEFGRTPTKEGKFGRGHHGDCFSMWLAGGGVKGGIVHGETDDIGKSIVRDKVDVHDLHATILHQMGIDHTRLTYRHAGRDFRLTDVHGRVVKEILV
- a CDS encoding putative RNA methyltransferase, whose amino-acid sequence is MFELRCTVRDCQEPLHQRENGLFCAAGHHFDRAKEGYWSLLQPQDRKSRNPGDADAAVLARHRWLKRGHAAGLIETLQPWITDQQRIDAEVPLRTLDLGCGEGSFGPALFTADADGYCGIDLSKRAIKLAARGWPSATWVLANADRILPAADASVDRVISLFGRRPVQEISRVLAPQGTCIIAVPGEEDLIELREQVQQAGHRRSRWEIIVEEMTSSGLQCDARKHWQQQVELEPDAIADALAMTYRGMRHSQQTRMESLAAMKVTLAADLLLLRRCP
- a CDS encoding HAD-IB family phosphatase, which encodes MHQTFSAHSSVNPTSSFDDLNDLNSPSRRKHYLIASDFDQTLSFNDTGVELSEMLGLSDFESKVSGLANSHLVQQGGELTYLLLHDPDYRQVRRDHLWEAGKRIRLKKNLAPLMELLQQGIDGHRFTFYVVSASPEEVVRSALEGIVPPERILGTRLNYHPETGEITSVSKLTAGYGKVTVMDELQEQLGIPWDRIVYVGDGSSDVHVMLHVNRCDGYTIAVSENKHLAPIARRTVLSDNAFSVLIPMLEDVIGWTDRAKVRELFDKHGLDVQGWEKTQVDRMAIVPAKLESQGLQREYC
- a CDS encoding MFS transporter, giving the protein MSSPAVPEVPREAPPSTPEESFHPNPDVEQTAVTVLASLSVAHMLNDIIQSLIPATYPLLRDSLKLSYGDIGLITFAFQLTASLLQPVVGLYTDRKPKPYSLAIGMSMTLIGLLLFSQSQTLATLMASAALIGTGSSIFHPEASRMAHMAAGGRHGFAQSLFQVGGNFGTSLGPLLAAAIIFPYGQGSIAWFALIALLGIAVLTKVGAWYTAKLASCVAKGNTSKPQRHAYLNRRQVGGAIGVLVALVLSKYIYLVCFTSYYALYMESKFDISKQQSQLCSFAFLFAVAVGTFAGGPLGDRFGRKVVIWFSILGVAPFALALPHASLVGTIVLTVFIGMILASAFSAILVFAQELLPGRVGTVAGLFFGFAFGISAIAAAVLGEWADRTSLEHVFHGCAYLPLMGIIAAFLPKLERPAT
- a CDS encoding GntR family transcriptional regulator, coding for MAAPKYKQIAQELMAEITSGHYQPTGRLPSEAQLVKRFDVSRPTAAMALRMLQDQGLIVRRAGSGTFVRQQSVAVDNGQRKIGLLVPEINETEILEAICGDLARLARLHDFSLLWCAGIDDESGERSPRATSLPSTSDPATSQSSEESSPSANALSDSSEDLDPIRVASKICKPFLDQSVSGVFFAPFEHHEKSRELNLRITDLLRQAGVSIVLLDHDIHPFPTRSEFDLVGINNLASGYVAATHLLKLGCKRLCFLAPPLAAPTITHRIAGAREGAFTHEDQLAEFQVHRLQPDNDAAIKPIAESSDAIICSNDRVAATLMQTLARLGIAVPSDIRLVGFDDVNYAQLLTVPLTTIHQPCRDIAVVAFRAMLDSIEKIVVPARHYLLPGQLVVRESCGAYQKR
- a CDS encoding metallophosphoesterase, with product MRAQTYLKSILFIVATITLMANATAEDELSSKVEPRFTQAANRTFKAFNPEQEQTWQRPFFFMQLADTQYGMFSGNKGFDQEVALVEQAVKHINRLRPRFVIVCGDLTNATPNHARYQAQVSQFQQDFSNVDPEIPLVCVCGNHDIGNRPTRESIASYQQNFGDDYFSFWVGGVCNVVLNSSVLKDPSGAPEVLAAQQTWLDAQLQNAKAAKAKHILLFQHHPLFLSQEDEPDEYFNIPLVRRTPLLEQLKQADVRAMFAGHYHRNAYGRAGAMEMITTGPVGRPLGKDPSGFRIVIVDETKIQHQYWAMDNVPEKIELPESSVAP